Within Staphylococcus sp. NRL 16/872, the genomic segment GTTTGGCATCAATAAGAATATGCGAAAGTATAAAATATTATTTTGGATTAACTATTTAAAAGCCAAAAGAATTCAAAATGTGAATATTTTGTGACAAAATAGCATGGAATTTTTACAACAATTTGAATAGAATTGACACGATATATACGCTATATTATTATTAAAATTGTATGAGTGGAACGGTTTACACGATACTCATAAGTAATTGTGGAGGCACTACGAATGAAGCGTTTTAGTATTATCTTCAAACAATTCATTCAATATTATATCTATTTTTTAATTTTGTTAAGTGTTTTGTACATTGTTAAACCTAATCCTTTTACTTTAGGATTAATAATAGGAACGTTTGGCGCTTTAATTAATACATATATCTTTGAATTTTATTTATCTCGGGCAAAGCAACCAGATAATATACATATTTCTACGGGCAATATCTGGAGGTATTTAGTCGCTATTTTAGCGTGCTTGATTTGGTTTTTCTTTAAAGAGTATGTAAATATTATAGGAATAATGCTAGGCCTTATGATTTCTTATGTACTAATCATCATACGCCCTCTAATACATAGAGAGTAAAATTTTGCATGAAAAGAGGTGAGTACATGGATCACAAATCCCCACTCAAAAGTTGGAATGTATTTGGATTTGATATCGTTTTCAACTTATCAACTATTTTGATGTTAGTCATTACTGCAGTTATTGTTTTTTTAATAGCTATTATTTGTACGCGTAATCTAAAGAAAAGACCAACGGGTAAACAAAACTTCATTGAATGGGTCTTTGATTTTGTAAGAAGCATCATCGAAAGTAATATGGCATGGAAAAAAGGTGGCCAATTTCACTTCTTAGCAGTAACATTGATTTTATTCATCTTTGTTGCCAATATGTTAGGGTTACCTTTTGCTATTGTGACAAAAGACCATACGTTATGGTGGAAATCACCAACTGCTGATGCCACTGTGACTTTAACACTATCAACAACTATGATTTTATTAACACATTACTATGGTGTGAAAATGCGTGGTACAAAAGCTTACATAGGCAATTACTTTAAACCGTTCTGGCCATTAGCAATCATTAATGTATTTGAGGAATTTTCTTCTACATTAACGCTTGGTCTACGTTTATACGGTAATATATTTGCCGGTGAACTATTATTATCACTATTAGCTGGTCTAGTCTTCCAAAATGGATGGGGCTGGATAATTGGTATTCCAGGTTTAATCGTATGGCAAGGTTTCTCAATCTTTGTTGGTTCTATCCAAGCATATATCTTTATTATGCTTTCAATGGTTTATATGTCCCATAAAGTAACGGACGCACACTAATTTAAATAAAAATTTTAGGAGGAAATATTAATATGGGTTTAATCGCAGCAGCAATTGCAATCGGTTTATCAGCACTAGGTGCAGGTATCGGTAACGGTCTTATCGTTTCTAGAACAGTTGAAGGTGTAGCACGTCAACCAGAAGCACGTGGTCAATTAATGAGTATTATGTTCATTGGTATTGGTTTAGTTGAGGCATTACCAATCATCGGTGTTGTAATTTCATTCATGACTCTTTTCAGATAAGAAATGTTTTGAGGCGAAGTCTCTTTGATCTTCGCCGTTCGTTTTATTTAATGCAAATATGATGATTAATAATGAAAGGAGTGTCGAATGCCAGTGAATGCATTAGCTAATTCATATGTTTTGGGTGCAGCAGCCGGTGGTGTTGAGTGGGGAACAGTTTTTGTTACCGTTGTAACATTTGTTATCCTCTTAGCATTATTGAAAAAATTTGCTTGGGGTCCATTAAAAGAAGTAATGGATAAACGTGAAAGAGATATTAATAAAGATATCGATGAAGCGGAAGAAGCAAAACTTAATGCGCAAAAACTTGAAGAAGAAAATAGAAAGACACTTAAAGAAACACAAGATGAAGTTCAACGTATCCTTGAAGACGCTAGAGTTCAAGCTCGTAAACAACATGAAGAAATCGTTCATGAAGCTAACGTTCGTGCAAATGGTATGATTGAAACTGCTCAAAGTGAAATTAACAGTGAAAAAGAACGCGCACTTGCAGATATTAATAATCAAGTTTCTGAATTATCAGTATTGATTGCTTCTAAAGTACTTCAAAAAGAAATTTCTGAACAAGATCAGAAAGCATTAGTTGATAAGTATCTTAAAGAGGCAGGCGATAAATAATGGCAGATGTAGCAAAAAAATATGCTAAAGCATTATTTGATGTTTCTATTGATAAAGACAGACTTGATTTAATGTATGAAGAGTTAAAAGTAGTGAATGACGCTACGCAACAATATCAACAAGAATTAAAAGCTATTGATTCAAATCCTAGCAAACCTGCTTCTGAAAGACGCAAATTTGTAGGAATTGTGTTCGGTGAGGCGAATTATTACTTAAAAAATATGCTAATGATATTAGCAAATAACCGTCATTTAGCGTTAATTAATTCTATTTTCAAAGAATTTACTAGTTTCTATAACGCTCACTATAATCAAGATACAGCAATAGTTGAGTCAGTTTATCAATTGACTGAAGAAGAACTAGATAGAATTCGAAATGTAATTATTAACCAAACTAAGTTGTCAAACGTACATATTAATACTAAAATCAACCCTGATTTAATTGGTGGTTTCAGAGTGAAAGTTGGCACAACTGTTTTAGACGGTAGTGTTAAGAACGACTTAGAACAAATTGAACGTAAATTTAGAAGAGTTAACTAAAATAAGAGGAGTGACATAGATGGCCATAAAAGCTGAAGAAATCAGTGCATTACTTCGCTCACAAATTGAAAATTATGAGTCTGAGATGTCTGTAAATGATGTTGGTACTGTACTTCAAATCGGTGATGGTATCGCATTAATTCACGGATTAAATGACTGTATGGCTGGTGAGCTTGTAGAGTTCCCAAATGGTGTTCTTGGTTTAGCACAAAACCTTGAAGAATCAAATGTGGGTGTAGTTATTTTAGGACCTTACAGTGAAATTACTGAAGGTGACGAAGTAAAACGTACTGGTCGCATTATGGAAGTTCCAGTAGGTGAAGAACTTATTGGACGTGTGGTTAACCCACTAGGCCAACCTATTGATGGTCAAGGTCCAATTAATACGACTAAAACACGTCCTGTTGAGCAAAAAGCTACAGGCGTAATGGCTCGTAAATCAGTTGATGAACCATTACAAACTGGTATTAAAGCGATTGATGCCTTAGTACCAATCGGACGTGGACAACGTGAGTTAATTATCGGTGATAGACAAACAGGTAAAACTACAATTGGTATCGATACAATCTTAAACCAAAAAGGTTTAGATACAATCTGTATTTACGTAGCTATTGGTCAAAAAGAATCAACAGTACGTGCCAATGTAGAAAAATTACGTCAAGCTGGTGCATTAGATTATACAATTGTAGTATCAGCGTCAGCGTCTGAACCGGCACCATTATTATACATTGCACCATACTCAGGTGTAACAATGGGCGAAGAATTCATGTTTAATGGTAAGCATGTACTTATCATCTATGATGATTTAACTAAACAAGCGGCCGCTTATCGTGAATTATCATTACTATTACGTAGACCTCCAGGTCGTGAAGCTTATCCTGGTGATGTATTCTATTTACATAGTAGATTATTAGAAAGAGCAGCTAAATTGAATGATTCATTAGGTGGAGGTTCAATTACTGCATTACCAATTATAGAAACACAAGCAGGAGATATTTCAGCTTATGTTCCTACTAACGTAATTTCAATTACAGATGGACAAATTTTCTTACAATCAGATTTATTCTTCTCAGGTGTTAGACCAGCCATTAATGCGGGTCAATCTGTATCACGTGTAGGTGGTTCAGCTCAAATTAAAGCTATGAAAAAAGTTGCTGGTACACTTCGTTTAGACCTTGCTTCATATAGAGAATTAGAATCATTTGCGCAATTTGGTTCTGATTTAGATGAATTTACAGCTAGAAAATTAGAACGTGGTAAACGTACTGTTGAAGTCTTAAAACAAGATCAAAACAAACCTTTACCAGTTGAAAACCAAGTATTAATCATTTATGCCTTAACTAAAGGTTACTTAGATGATATTCCTGTAGTAGACATCACTCGTTTCGAAGATGAATTAAATAGTTGGGCTAAATCAAATGCTTCTGAATTATTAGGTGAAATCAGAGAAACTGGTGGTTTACCTTCTGAAGATAAATTTGATGCAGTACTTAACGAATTCAAGAAAAGTTTTAGTAAATCTGAATAATTAAACTTTAATTCGAAAAGGTGGTGAGGTAATGGCTTCTCTAAAGGAAATAGATGGTCGTATAAAATCGACGAAAAAGATGAAACAAATTACCAAAGCGATGAACATGGTATCAAGTTCAAAATTACGTCGTGCTGAAAAGAATACTAAGCAATTCGAACCTTATATGGAAAAAATGCAAGATGCGATTACAGCAATTGCAGGCGCTAGTAAAAATTCAAGTCATCCTATGTTAAGACCAAGACAAGTTCAACGTAGTGGTTATTTAGTTATTACAAGTGATAAAGGTTTAGCTGGTGCATATAGTTCCAATGTGCTTAAAAAGTTAATCAATGATATTAAAGAAAAACACTCAAGTAACAACGATTACAGTATTATGGTATTAGGTCAGACTGGTGTTGATTTCCTTAAAAATAGAGGTTATGAAATAGAGAAATCACTTGTTGACGTCCCTGATCAACCTTCATTCAAATCAATACAAGCTATTGCAAAATATGCCATAGACTTATTTAGTGAAGAACATATTGATGAATTGCAGATTTATTATAGTCATTATGTTAGTGTTCTTGAAAACAAACCGAGTACAAAACAAGTTCTTCCATTATCTCAAGAAGATTCTAGCCAAGGCCAAGGACAAATGTCATCATATGAATTTGAACCAGATAAAGAATCTATCCTAAGCGTTATTCTTCCACAATACGTTGAAAGTTTAATTTATGGAACGATTCTAGATGCTAAGGCTAGTGAGCATGCAGCTCGTATGACTGCAATGAAAAATGCTTCTGATAATGCAACTGAACTTATTGATGATTTATCATTACAATACAATAGAGCAAGACAAGCTGAAATCACTCAACAAATTACAGAAATTGTTGGCGGTTCTGCAGCACTTGAATAATATTTTAAAGGAGGAAACAACATGGGTAATGGCCGTGTAACTCAGGTTATGGGTCCTGTCATCGACGTTCGTTTCGAACATAATGAAGTACCTGAAATTAATAACGCCCTTATCATTGAAGTCCCTAAAGAAGATGGAACTTTCGAATTAACACTTGAAGTTGCTTTGCAATTAGGCGATGATGTGGTACGTACAATTGCTATGGATTCAACTGATGGTGTACAACGTGGTATGGAAGTACAAAATACTGGCAAAGACA encodes:
- a CDS encoding ATP synthase subunit I, which gives rise to MKRFSIIFKQFIQYYIYFLILLSVLYIVKPNPFTLGLIIGTFGALINTYIFEFYLSRAKQPDNIHISTGNIWRYLVAILACLIWFFFKEYVNIIGIMLGLMISYVLIIIRPLIHRE
- a CDS encoding F0F1 ATP synthase subunit delta, with product MADVAKKYAKALFDVSIDKDRLDLMYEELKVVNDATQQYQQELKAIDSNPSKPASERRKFVGIVFGEANYYLKNMLMILANNRHLALINSIFKEFTSFYNAHYNQDTAIVESVYQLTEEELDRIRNVIINQTKLSNVHINTKINPDLIGGFRVKVGTTVLDGSVKNDLEQIERKFRRVN
- the atpG gene encoding ATP synthase F1 subunit gamma, which translates into the protein MASLKEIDGRIKSTKKMKQITKAMNMVSSSKLRRAEKNTKQFEPYMEKMQDAITAIAGASKNSSHPMLRPRQVQRSGYLVITSDKGLAGAYSSNVLKKLINDIKEKHSSNNDYSIMVLGQTGVDFLKNRGYEIEKSLVDVPDQPSFKSIQAIAKYAIDLFSEEHIDELQIYYSHYVSVLENKPSTKQVLPLSQEDSSQGQGQMSSYEFEPDKESILSVILPQYVESLIYGTILDAKASEHAARMTAMKNASDNATELIDDLSLQYNRARQAEITQQITEIVGGSAALE
- the atpE gene encoding F0F1 ATP synthase subunit C, which gives rise to MGLIAAAIAIGLSALGAGIGNGLIVSRTVEGVARQPEARGQLMSIMFIGIGLVEALPIIGVVISFMTLFR
- the atpA gene encoding F0F1 ATP synthase subunit alpha, translated to MAIKAEEISALLRSQIENYESEMSVNDVGTVLQIGDGIALIHGLNDCMAGELVEFPNGVLGLAQNLEESNVGVVILGPYSEITEGDEVKRTGRIMEVPVGEELIGRVVNPLGQPIDGQGPINTTKTRPVEQKATGVMARKSVDEPLQTGIKAIDALVPIGRGQRELIIGDRQTGKTTIGIDTILNQKGLDTICIYVAIGQKESTVRANVEKLRQAGALDYTIVVSASASEPAPLLYIAPYSGVTMGEEFMFNGKHVLIIYDDLTKQAAAYRELSLLLRRPPGREAYPGDVFYLHSRLLERAAKLNDSLGGGSITALPIIETQAGDISAYVPTNVISITDGQIFLQSDLFFSGVRPAINAGQSVSRVGGSAQIKAMKKVAGTLRLDLASYRELESFAQFGSDLDEFTARKLERGKRTVEVLKQDQNKPLPVENQVLIIYALTKGYLDDIPVVDITRFEDELNSWAKSNASELLGEIRETGGLPSEDKFDAVLNEFKKSFSKSE
- the atpB gene encoding F0F1 ATP synthase subunit A, whose protein sequence is MDHKSPLKSWNVFGFDIVFNLSTILMLVITAVIVFLIAIICTRNLKKRPTGKQNFIEWVFDFVRSIIESNMAWKKGGQFHFLAVTLILFIFVANMLGLPFAIVTKDHTLWWKSPTADATVTLTLSTTMILLTHYYGVKMRGTKAYIGNYFKPFWPLAIINVFEEFSSTLTLGLRLYGNIFAGELLLSLLAGLVFQNGWGWIIGIPGLIVWQGFSIFVGSIQAYIFIMLSMVYMSHKVTDAH
- a CDS encoding F0F1 ATP synthase subunit B; the encoded protein is MNALANSYVLGAAAGGVEWGTVFVTVVTFVILLALLKKFAWGPLKEVMDKRERDINKDIDEAEEAKLNAQKLEEENRKTLKETQDEVQRILEDARVQARKQHEEIVHEANVRANGMIETAQSEINSEKERALADINNQVSELSVLIASKVLQKEISEQDQKALVDKYLKEAGDK